The uncultured Fibrobacter sp. DNA window GAGGCTAGAGGTTAGGGGCTAGAGTGAATAATCCCTAGATCCTAGCCCCTAGATCCTTCTCCCTCTCCTTACGCCTTTTCGATTGTCACGCTTTCGATAATCACGTCGTCGAAGGGGCGGTCCATGCGGTCGGTCTTGACGCCTGCGATTTCGTCGAGGACTTCGAAGCCTTCGTAGAGCTGGCCGAACACGGAGTAGCCGTCTGCCGGGCCGGGGCCGCACTGGTCGTGGTCCAAGAAGTGTACGTTGTCACCGTGGACAATGAAGAACTGGCTGCCGATGCTGTGAGGCATGGCTGTCTTTGCCCAGCTGAGGGCTCCGCGCATGTGGGTGAGGCATGGGTCGTACTTGTCGCCGATCGTAGTGCCGGGGCCGCCTGCGGCATGGCCACCGGTGCCGTTCCTTCTGGTGAAGTCGCCACCCTGGATCATGAACCCGCTGATAATGCGGTGGAACGGGGCACCATCGTATTTGCCCTGCTTGGCAAGTTCAATGAAGTTGGTCGCACATTCGCCCACGCGGTCTTCGAAGAGGCGGAGCTTCATCGTGCCGTGGTTGGTTTTCATGATGGCGATGGTCTCGCCGGCCTGGGGCTTGTCGAGCTGGTTGAACATGGGAACTCCTATAGCTATGAGGAATGAGGTCGCTACGCTTTGAGGTATGGAGTAGATACCTGTAAGGCGTAACAGGTTTTATTGCCTATATATAAAAAAATGGGGGTGATTTACTCTTTTTTCGGAGTAAAAAGGACCAGAAAAAACTAATTTCTAGGTGATAAACTCAAAACGAGCGGAGCGAGTGACCTCATACCTCGGAGGGAGCGAAGCGACCGCGCTGATACCTATATGAAAGACAACTGCAAACGTATTCAGGAACTGCTTTCGGCGCAGGCCATGGAATTCGCCCTGGACGAAATGGCTGCAAAGATTGCAAAAATGCATCCGTCGGCCGAGAACTTGATTGTGCTGGGCATGGCGAGCCGCGGAATTCCGCTGGCAAAAAAATTGAGCGACAGGCTCTCGCAGAAGTTTGGCAAACCTATCGAACTGGGGAGCCTTGACGCGACTTTCTATCGTGACGACTTCCACTACCGCAAGAGTGTGGGCTCCACCGAGATGCGCTTTATCGAGATGCCCGCATCCGTGGAAGGCAAGACGGTCATCCTCGTGGACGACGTGCTTTACACGGGCCGCTCCGTGCGTGCTGCGATGCAGGCCATCCTCGACCTCGGTCGCCCTGCCGCCATTCGCCTGTGCGTGCTGGTGGACCGTGGCCACCGCGAACTGCCTATCGCGCCCGACTGCGTGGGCCTCACGGTAGAGACCGCGCGCAACCAGGAAGTCCGCGTGATGATAGAACCTATTGACAATGAAAATTCAGTATATCTCGTAGAAGTGGAGGCTTAGCTTGAGCGCCTTGGAGATTAAACACTTGTTCGGGCTGCGCGGAGTATCGAAACACGACATCCGCCTGATTCTCGACAACGCAAAACAATTCCGCGAAATTCTGGAACGCCCCGTGAAGAAGGTCCCGAGCCTGCGCGGCATGACGGTGGTGAACCTGTTCTTCGAGAACAGCACCCGCACCCGCACGAGCTTCGAGCTCGCCGAGAAGCGACTTTCGGCAGACACGGTGAATTTCACGAGCAGCAATTCGAGCGTGAAGAAGGGCGAAACGCTCGTCGATACGCTCCGTAACATCGAGGCAATGAAAATCGACATCGTGGTCGTCCGCCATAAGGGGACCGGCGTGCCGAAGTTCCTTGCCGACAACAGCAACGCGATTATCGTGAATGCAGGCGACGGGGCGCACGAACACCCCACGCAGGCACTCCTCGACATGCTCACCATCGAAGAAAAGCTTGGAACCCTCGAAGGCAAGAACGTGACCATCGTGGGCGACATCCGCCACAGCCGCGTGGCCCGCAGCAACCTCTGGGGCATGACGACGATGGGTGCGCACGTGACGCTCTGCGGACCGAGCACCCTGGTCCCGCGCAACACCGAACTCATGGACAAGGTGACCTGGGAATCCGACGTGAAGAAGGCGGTGAAGGATGCTGACGCCATCATCGCGCTCCGCCTGCAAAAAGAACGCATGGACGATGCGCTCCTCCCGAGCATGCGCGAATACCGCAATACCTTCGGCATCACGCACGAGCTTTTGGAATGCGCAAAAGACAAGGTGCTGATTATGCACCCGGGCCCCATCAACCGCGGCGTGGAACTCGATAGCGAAATCGCCGACGGAGACAATTCGGTTATCCTGAACCAGGTGACCAACGGAGTGGCCGTGCGTATGGCGGTGCTCTATCTTTTGGCTGGAGGTCGTGCGAATGCGTAATGTGATTTTGGATAACGTTCGCCCGTTTGTGGACGGCAAGTTTGAAAACCCGACGAAGATGTGCCTGGTTGACGGTGCATGGGTCGACAGCGCTCCGGAAGGAACTCCTGTGGTCGATGCGAAGGGCGCGCTTGCAATTCCTGCCTTGTTCGGCCTTGGCCTCGATTTCAAGGAACCGCTCCGCGATGATATCTATACCTTCAAGGACGGTGTGGATGCAATGCGCCGTGGCGGCTTTTACGGTGGACTTTACGAGAGCTGCGCCAATGCGATTGACGATTCTTTGAAGCTGTCGGCAATCCAGCAGATCAGTGCGAAGTACGGGCTCTCGATTGCTTTCCTCGGCGCCTTCAGCAATGGCTACCAGTGCAAGGACCTTTCCGAAATGGTCGAACTTGCGCAGGGCGGTGCCGCCGGTTTTGGCGACGGCAACCAAGATTGTTCGCGCACGCGTTTCTTGCGCCTCGCGATGGAGTACGGCTCCATGACGGGCAAGCGCTTCTTCTTTATGCCGCTCGACGATTCCCTGCGCCATCACGGGCTTGTGCACGAGGGCTGCTATGCCGATACTCTTGGCATGAAGGCGATCCCGCGTGTGGCCGAAACGATCGCTGCATTCAAGATTCTCGAGATGGCCCGGTTCCTCAAGGTGCCGGTGCATTTCAAACAAGTTAGCTGCGGCGAGACGCTTAGACTGATAGAAGATGCCCGCAAGATTGGCGTCGATGTCACTTGCGATGTCGACATCTATCATTTGCTTATTGATGACAGCTGCCTGTTCAACCTGGACAGCAATTACAACGTGCCCATGCCGTTCCGCTCCGCCGAAGACCGCGAGGCTTTGTGGAAGGGGCTCGAGTCCGGTGTGGTGAACGCCATCAGCGTGAATCACGACCCTGTGCTCAGGCAGGACAAAGAAGTGAATTTCGAGGATGCGGTGCCGGGAGCGATTTCCCTGGAAGTCGCGCTCCCCGCGCTCTGGAAATCGCTCTGCGGGCGGCTGTCCGCCGCACGCGCGGTGGAACTGCTTTCCACCGTCCCGGCACAGCTGGCGGGCGTGGCTCCGGCAGAAATCCGCAAGGGTGCCGCCACCAACTTGGTTCTGCTGGACCCGGATAAGCCGATGCAGGTGTCCCACACTCTGTTTGCCGGTCAGGTGCGCAACTGCCCGCTTTTGGGCCAGGAACTTCCGAGCAAAATTCTCGGGTCGTATCTGGGCGGTCTTTGGACTGAGGTCTAGCAATGATTCATCCTGCGTACTTGCTCTGGATTGGCGGCATCATCACGATGCTCCTCGCGATTCTTGTACTCGTGGAAACCCAGCGCATCAATTTCCGTAGGCAGAACGAGACGATGTTCGGGACCGAAGATTTCGACCTGAAGATCCGCGAGTTCCAGTTCACGCCGAAAGAGGTACGCACTCTTGAAAAACTTGTCCGTACATCGCACTTTGAGAACAAGGACGCAGTCCTCAATTCTGCCGATTTGTTCGAACATGCGGTGGAAGACTTCTACGATTTCCGTAATGTCTTTGACATTCGCGACGAGACATTGGCGGCGGTCGCTTCGCTCAGGGAGAAGATGGACTATACCGGCCAGAACCCACTGGCAAACATCAGTTCGTCGAGGCAGTTCAATGTCGGTAACCGTGTAGACCTTGTACTGGAAAACGGCCGCACGGTGAAACGCTCGTCTATCCAGTGGCGCACAGAAAAGGAATGGGCTCTGGCCTACGACGGGAGTTGCGGCCCCGGTTCGCAGCTTATCGGGCAGACCGTCTCTATCCGGTGGACCCGTCTAGGGGATGCAGTCTATTCCATGAGACTCCCCGTCCGCTCGTTCAAGGACGGAAACCTGATATTCTTGCATACGATGGAACTGGGCAAGCAGCAGTTGCGTCGCTGGGTCCGTGAAGAGGTGCGGTTCCCTGTAGAGGCGACCTTGCACGATGGTTCGGTCTGTCACGGGGTCCTCTACGACTTGTCCGCTGGCGGTATCTTGCTCGGAATTCCCGTGGAGATTCCCAACGGGGAACATATCCGCATCCGTTTCGAGCTCCCGAGTTTCGGTATGGAGGATGTCGAAATTGAGATTTTGCGCAATTTGGGGCAGAAAAACCCCGAATACCCCGACTATTATTCTCTAACGGCGTCCTTCGCAGGGGCCTTTGGTTGGACGCAGGAAAGGGTCTTGCAGTATATCTTTGAGGTCCATAAGGCTCGAAAAGAAACCGAAATGGCCGAGAAAAATGCCTAAGTAGTTAATTTTCAATGAGTTAGATTGATTTTTCACTTGACATTTGGCCCATATAAAGGTAGAATTTAGTTAGTATTGTTTGCGATCGGAGTTTATTTTGGCTTTAGGATTGATTTCACGAATCCGCGGCGAACGCGAAACAGTTGGCATTGATGTTGGTCACTACAGCATCAAGTATGTCAGGGTATTCCACAATCACCGCGGTGGAAAGATTGTCACGGATGCGGATTTGGAACGCGTCCCGGACGGTGCCATCATCAATGGCGAAATTCAGCGCCGTGAAAGTGATGGTGAAGGCAAGGACGGTTACGAACAGCTCAGTGAGGCGATTTCCAAGCTCCTGCTCCGTCATCCGATCGATTCCACATCGGATGTGGTTGTTTCTGTGAACTGCGGAGCCGGTGCGGGCGGTGTCCTTGTGGACCGACTTGCAGTGAAGGTCCCCCGTGGTGGTAACGAAGCCGCTATAATTCTCCAGACCTGCCAGAGCCGTCCGCCCTTCGATGACCAGGACAACGTTCTGGACTACGAGGTCGTGTCCCGCGAAGGGGACGAAGTCAGGGTCAACGTGGTTGCCGCGAAAAACGCGCTCCTCGATTCGTGGGCCCAGTTCTTCAAGATGAAGTCTCTTAATTTGTCTGCAATAGACGTGGACATTTTCGGTATTGTGAATGCCTATATGGCAACGGTCGGCGATGCGGACGCTAACGCGACGACAGCCATATTCAACATAGGCGAAAAGAAGATGAGCGTCGCCTTCCTCCAGCATGGTCAGTTCCATTCCATGCGTGCGATGACCGGCGGCTCGCTCGATATGGTGGAATCCAAGCTCTGCATGCATTTGGGCATCGACTTGGACAAGTGCCACGAAATTTTTGAAAAGGGGGACCTCTCCATTGTCGACGGGTTCTCCGAGGCCGATGTGGAATCAGCCCTGCAGCTTGCCTTCGAAGACTTGATGGCGCAGGTGGAGTTCGGTATCCGTTACTTCTCCACTGCCGAAGATTCCGAGCCCCTGACCAAGATTCTCTTGGGCGGCGGTGGCGCCTGCATCCCCGGACTCAAGGCATACATCGCCGAGCGTACCGGCATCGAGACCGATACGGTCAATCCGTTCCGTTATGTGGAATGTGACTCCAAGGTCTTTGGCGAAAGCGGGCTGTCCCTTGCCTTGTCCAACATTTACGCCCCTGCTTTGGGCTTAGCGATGAGGAAGTTCTAATGGCGGCGAAAAAGGATTTTGCGAAAAAATCGCTCTGCATCTCGATAAATCTGTTGCCTCCTGAGTATCGCGAGACTCACAAGGATTTGTCGTGGATTACGGACCGTCGTATTATTTGGCCTACGATCGCCTTCATTGCTGCGATTGTCGGTGTGTATTTGCTGAACGCCTATATCACGGATACCATTTCCGGTTTGAACAACGAATTGGATAGGGTCCGTGCCGAGGTCGAACGGGAACGCCCGCTCTTGACCAAGATTAGCGATTTGGAACAGAAGCGTAGCGTCATCAATACAAAGATTAACGCACTCAAGTCTATCCAGGTCAGCAAGAAACGTTGGGTGATTTTGTTTGAAAACGTCTCGTCGGTCTTGCCGCCGAACATGTGGCTTACCAGCATTTCCCAGCTCGGCGAAAACGAACTGGAAATGAAGGGCGCAACCTTCGATTTCTCCGAAGTCGCCGAATATATGGTCAAGCTTGAAAAGCAAGTCAGCGTCGACAAGGTTTCCCTGGTGACTATCACGACCACGAAGGTGGATGGTGAAGAAGCCTACAACTTTACAATAAAGGTCGTCCTTAAACAGGATCTCGGCCTTGCGGAGGGTTGATCATGGGTAATATCGATTGGAAAGACAAAAAGAACATATATGCGATTGTCGTAGTCTTGTTGATATTGGCTGGCGCCTATTACGTATATACTTATATGTGGGACCCGTTTGTGCAAGAACGCGAGAAGGTTGAACGCGACCTTTCGTCGGCCCAGGCGGAACTCGACAAGATTAATGCCCAAAAACTCCGCCTTGCCGAACTGGAAGTCCAGCTGGTGCAGGCCGAGAAGGATTTCGAAAAGCTGAAGGAAATGTTCCCGGAAGAGGAAAAGGTGCCGCTGCGCTTGCAAGACCTCTACGCCGTGCTCCGCGCTTCCGGCGTGCAAATCCAGAAGTTCAATCCCGAAGGACGTTCCGAAAGGGAACACTACATCGAGAACCGCTATTCCATCGCCGTCAATTCCGGTTACCACATGCTGGGTTACCTGTTTGCGGAAATCGCCAACTTCAACTATCCTACGGCCATCACCAACTTGAGGTTGAACCGTTATTCGGGAATCGCGCAGGAAATGCTGAAGGCGGAAACTCACGGATGGACCCCCATCACCATGTCGGTGACCTTTAACTTGACCACCTACACTTCAAAGCAGGTTGGCAAATGATGAAAAGCAAGATCCTCATGATGGTTTTGGGCGCAGCGATTGCCTGTAGTGCTGCGACGATTAAGGATGTGAAGCTCGCCTGCAGTGCCGGTGGCTGTGCATTGAAGTTCCAGTTCACGAGTGCCGACGACCTTCCTTCGTTCTTCCAGAAGTATAACGCTGCCGCCAAGACGCTTACCTTGGGCTTCTCTGAATCCAAGTTCGCGATGGGCGAGGGCGACTACGATGTGGACGCTGCTTCGCAGTATGTGCGGTCTATGCGCGTGTTCCGCGAGAATTTCCGCGGTATGGATTTCCTCAAGGTCGAACTGGCTGTGGGCCCGGCTATTTCGGGTGACAAGAACGAAATCGCTCTCGACAAATCTGACTTTATCTTGAAGGTTTCTGGCGAAAAGGAAAAAGGCTGGATTCTTTCCAAGCTTTACGCAAGCAAGAAGAAGGAAGCCGAAAAGGTTGCCGCCGAAGAAAAGAAAGCGGCTGCTCTAGCGGCTGCCGAAGAGAAGAAGGCTGCCGAAAAGCAGGCTCTGCTCGATAAGAAGGCCGCTGCGAAGGCTGCCGCCGAAGAAAAGAAGGCTGCCGAAAGGGCCCTCATCGAAGAAAAGAAACGTTTGGCCGAAGAGAAGAAGGCTGCCCAGAAGCAGGCCCTGCTCGACAAGAAGGCCGCCGCCGAAGAAGAAAAGCGGATTGCCGAAGAACAGAAGAAACTGGACAAGGCCATCAAGGAAGGTGGAGCCGTTTCTGCATTGCTCCCCGGTATCAAGGAAATGACGGTTTTGATTGGCTCCGGCATGGAACAGTTCCGCCTGGTTGCCGAATCTCCGATTGGGATTAGCCGCGTTGCTGGCCCGGGCAAGACGGGTATTATTACTGTCGCGCTCGAAGGACCGCAGAAATCCCCCGTGTTCAAGATTGGTTCCAGCTCGCTCGTGAAGTCGGTGGGCTGGGGTGCCAACGGCCTCCAGATCCAGCTGCAGTCCGGTGCAAATCCGGTAATGCTGGTGCAGGAAGGAGCCCTGATTTTGCAGGCTTCCGAGTCTTCTTTGAAGAAGGACGGATTCGTGTTCTGGACTGCCCGCCCGGATGGAATCTATACGCGTAACTGGGTGAAGTCTTCCGAAGAGGGCCGCTCCTTCGATAAATTTGTGAAAGGTTACGAGCCGGGCAGCAACAAGATTGTCTCTGCCGCCCAGACGTTCCACCTGCGCCCGGTTGTCCGCGAACTCATCGTGGTTGCCGACGAAACGGAATTCTACACGGCTCCTAACGAGAATGCTCAGGTCGTGAAGCGCCTCGTGTTTGGCGACCGCCTCGTGAGCCTTGACTTGGTTGGCCTCTATCGCAAGGTGCAGTTCGATAACCGCGTGGGTTACGTGAACCGCCGTGCCGTGAGCTTCTTCGACGAACTTTCCTCTGTGCAGATCGAACTCTTGAAGCAGGTCGACAAGGAAAGGGGTGAAAACTTGCAAGAAGGTGTTGCCCAGAGCGGTAGCATGCTCGAGTCTCTTTACGAAGATCGTATTATCTATAGCTCCTTCGGCCGCCGCGACCCGTTTGTCGAAATCAAGGGCCTGGTGGAAGAAGGTATCAATATCGACCAGGTTGAACTGGTGGGTATCATTTGGGAATCCGAAGTGCCGATGGCTATTCTTGTCGAATCCAAGAATCCTTCTGTGTCGTACACCATCAAGGAAGGCGACAAGATTCTCAATGGCAAAGTTCTTAAAATTACACAAACAGATGTGCTCTTCCTCATTCAAGAATTTGGTGTGAGCCGTCGCTACTCTATGGGTCTTCCCGATAAATTTGGGGGTCAAAAGTGAAAAAACTGACGAAAATACTGACGGTTCTTCTTCTGGCGGCAGGTATGTGCATGACTGCTTGGGCTGCCCCTGCCGAGGGGTCGATGGCTCCCAACAAGAAACTGTATGATTTCAACTTTGTCGATATGGACTACGAGGCCGTGTTCCGCTCCGTATCCGTGATTGCCGGTGTGGACATCTTGATTGCTCCCGATGTGAAGGGCAAGATGAGCCTCAAGGTGACAAAGAAGACTTGGCAGGAAACTCTCGACATTATCTGCGAACTGAACGATTTGACTTGGCTCATTCAGGACAAGTACATCACGATCCAGAGACTTGCGACTTACCAGGCGAAGCAGAAAAAGATTGCTGAAGAAGAAAGCCAGGCCGAGCAGAACGCTCCGCTTGTCCGTAAGAACTTCCAGGTGAACCATGCCGAAGCGAACGAATTGGTCAAGGTGCTCGAAAGCATGAAGTCTGGCCGTGGCCGCATTACTGTGGTCGAACGTACCAACTCCATCATCGTGTACGATACCGAAGCCCGCATCGAGCAGATGACCCATGCGCTTAACGAGCTTGATGTCGAAACCCTGCAGATCATGATTACCGCGAAGCTCGTTGTCGTAAACAGCGAACTGGCTCGTGAACTCGGTGTCGACTGGACGGCAACGATGGGCTCTACGGCTCTGACTCCGGGTGTCGCCGGTACGCCGACAGGTTCCGATATCGGTTCTTCCAGGACGAGTGCTGCAATCCAGTCCTTCCCGAACAAGGGCGTGACTCCGGCTGTTGCCAATGCTTCTACTGCCATTACGACGAGCGTTCTGGATAACCATCTCCAGCTGGCCATTACCAACTTGATGGGCGACGCTTCGACCGAAGTGCTTGCCAGCCCGCAGGTTTCTACCCTCGACAACACCGAAGCCTTGGTGTTCATGGGTGACAAGGTTTCTATCCGCGTGATTGACGATAGCGGCGAATCTTCGACGCAGCTCGTTGAAACCGGTATCAAGCTGACGGTGACCCCGCACGTTTCCGGTGACAACCGCATCCTCCTTGACCTCCATCCGGAAAATAACTCTTATGACTACGACTCCAAGGGCGAAATCGTCATTAGTACGCAGGAAGCCAAGACGAAGGTTGTGGTGGCCGACGGTGAGACGGTCGTGATTGGCGGCTTGACCCGTAACGAAGCTCAGGAATCCGAAAGCGGCATTCCGTTCCTCAAGGATATTCCTATCCTCGGCAACCTCTTCAAGTACACCAAGAAGTCTGTTGCCAAGAAGGACCTCGTGATTTTCGTGACGCCGAGAATCATCCGCAACTACATCGGCAACATCGATCTCTCGGAACCGACTCAGGAAATTTCTGGCCAGAAAACTTCGAACAATACCTCTAAACCGGAACCGGTGCCTGCTGGCGCCGTAGACCCGGCACCCGCTCCGGCCGCAGAACCTGCTGCCGAAGCTCCGGAAGCCGCTCCTGTCGAGAAGGCTGCCGAACCGGAAATGGCCGAAGAAACTGTCGAAGAGACTGTGGAAGAAGCTCCGGCCGCTCCGGAAGCCCCCGCTCCCGAAGCCACTGAAGGCGACTGGAACTAAGCGACAAGTGATAAAATTTAGAAGAGCCCTGCGGGGCTCTTTTTTTGTAGACCATTACGAGAAGGATTAACTGTAACAGGACTTTTATATGCCAGAACAGAATTTAACGCGTGAATCTTTGGTGGAGTTCTTCGGGGAAGAAGAATTCCAGAAGTTGTGCAATCACGAGGCGGGGCATGCCTTGGTGGCATTCCTGTTCAAGCGCCCGCTGGATTACGTGAAAATGGACCGCTCCAAGGAACGCCCGGGCATTACGCATATCGCGGGCAGCGAACTCGAAGGCGATGCACATATCGCTATGGCGGGCCATCTGGCGGAATTCCTGATTCGTCATGGCTTCAAGTGTGACCTTGATACC harbors:
- a CDS encoding peptidylprolyl isomerase; its protein translation is MFNQLDKPQAGETIAIMKTNHGTMKLRLFEDRVGECATNFIELAKQGKYDGAPFHRIISGFMIQGGDFTRRNGTGGHAAGGPGTTIGDKYDPCLTHMRGALSWAKTAMPHSIGSQFFIVHGDNVHFLDHDQCGPGPADGYSVFGQLYEGFEVLDEIAGVKTDRMDRPFDDVIIESVTIEKA
- the pyrR gene encoding bifunctional pyr operon transcriptional regulator/uracil phosphoribosyltransferase PyrR yields the protein MKDNCKRIQELLSAQAMEFALDEMAAKIAKMHPSAENLIVLGMASRGIPLAKKLSDRLSQKFGKPIELGSLDATFYRDDFHYRKSVGSTEMRFIEMPASVEGKTVILVDDVLYTGRSVRAAMQAILDLGRPAAIRLCVLVDRGHRELPIAPDCVGLTVETARNQEVRVMIEPIDNENSVYLVEVEA
- a CDS encoding aspartate carbamoyltransferase catalytic subunit → MSALEIKHLFGLRGVSKHDIRLILDNAKQFREILERPVKKVPSLRGMTVVNLFFENSTRTRTSFELAEKRLSADTVNFTSSNSSVKKGETLVDTLRNIEAMKIDIVVVRHKGTGVPKFLADNSNAIIVNAGDGAHEHPTQALLDMLTIEEKLGTLEGKNVTIVGDIRHSRVARSNLWGMTTMGAHVTLCGPSTLVPRNTELMDKVTWESDVKKAVKDADAIIALRLQKERMDDALLPSMREYRNTFGITHELLECAKDKVLIMHPGPINRGVELDSEIADGDNSVILNQVTNGVAVRMAVLYLLAGGRANA
- a CDS encoding dihydroorotase; protein product: MRNVILDNVRPFVDGKFENPTKMCLVDGAWVDSAPEGTPVVDAKGALAIPALFGLGLDFKEPLRDDIYTFKDGVDAMRRGGFYGGLYESCANAIDDSLKLSAIQQISAKYGLSIAFLGAFSNGYQCKDLSEMVELAQGGAAGFGDGNQDCSRTRFLRLAMEYGSMTGKRFFFMPLDDSLRHHGLVHEGCYADTLGMKAIPRVAETIAAFKILEMARFLKVPVHFKQVSCGETLRLIEDARKIGVDVTCDVDIYHLLIDDSCLFNLDSNYNVPMPFRSAEDREALWKGLESGVVNAISVNHDPVLRQDKEVNFEDAVPGAISLEVALPALWKSLCGRLSAARAVELLSTVPAQLAGVAPAEIRKGAATNLVLLDPDKPMQVSHTLFAGQVRNCPLLGQELPSKILGSYLGGLWTEV
- a CDS encoding PilZ domain-containing protein translates to MIHPAYLLWIGGIITMLLAILVLVETQRINFRRQNETMFGTEDFDLKIREFQFTPKEVRTLEKLVRTSHFENKDAVLNSADLFEHAVEDFYDFRNVFDIRDETLAAVASLREKMDYTGQNPLANISSSRQFNVGNRVDLVLENGRTVKRSSIQWRTEKEWALAYDGSCGPGSQLIGQTVSIRWTRLGDAVYSMRLPVRSFKDGNLIFLHTMELGKQQLRRWVREEVRFPVEATLHDGSVCHGVLYDLSAGGILLGIPVEIPNGEHIRIRFELPSFGMEDVEIEILRNLGQKNPEYPDYYSLTASFAGAFGWTQERVLQYIFEVHKARKETEMAEKNA
- the pilM gene encoding pilus assembly protein PilM is translated as MALGLISRIRGERETVGIDVGHYSIKYVRVFHNHRGGKIVTDADLERVPDGAIINGEIQRRESDGEGKDGYEQLSEAISKLLLRHPIDSTSDVVVSVNCGAGAGGVLVDRLAVKVPRGGNEAAIILQTCQSRPPFDDQDNVLDYEVVSREGDEVRVNVVAAKNALLDSWAQFFKMKSLNLSAIDVDIFGIVNAYMATVGDADANATTAIFNIGEKKMSVAFLQHGQFHSMRAMTGGSLDMVESKLCMHLGIDLDKCHEIFEKGDLSIVDGFSEADVESALQLAFEDLMAQVEFGIRYFSTAEDSEPLTKILLGGGGACIPGLKAYIAERTGIETDTVNPFRYVECDSKVFGESGLSLALSNIYAPALGLAMRKF
- a CDS encoding PilN domain-containing protein, producing the protein MAAKKDFAKKSLCISINLLPPEYRETHKDLSWITDRRIIWPTIAFIAAIVGVYLLNAYITDTISGLNNELDRVRAEVERERPLLTKISDLEQKRSVINTKINALKSIQVSKKRWVILFENVSSVLPPNMWLTSISQLGENELEMKGATFDFSEVAEYMVKLEKQVSVDKVSLVTITTTKVDGEEAYNFTIKVVLKQDLGLAEG
- the pilO gene encoding type 4a pilus biogenesis protein PilO, translated to MGNIDWKDKKNIYAIVVVLLILAGAYYVYTYMWDPFVQEREKVERDLSSAQAELDKINAQKLRLAELEVQLVQAEKDFEKLKEMFPEEEKVPLRLQDLYAVLRASGVQIQKFNPEGRSEREHYIENRYSIAVNSGYHMLGYLFAEIANFNYPTAITNLRLNRYSGIAQEMLKAETHGWTPITMSVTFNLTTYTSKQVGK
- the pilQ gene encoding type IV pilus secretin PilQ — protein: MKKLTKILTVLLLAAGMCMTAWAAPAEGSMAPNKKLYDFNFVDMDYEAVFRSVSVIAGVDILIAPDVKGKMSLKVTKKTWQETLDIICELNDLTWLIQDKYITIQRLATYQAKQKKIAEEESQAEQNAPLVRKNFQVNHAEANELVKVLESMKSGRGRITVVERTNSIIVYDTEARIEQMTHALNELDVETLQIMITAKLVVVNSELARELGVDWTATMGSTALTPGVAGTPTGSDIGSSRTSAAIQSFPNKGVTPAVANASTAITTSVLDNHLQLAITNLMGDASTEVLASPQVSTLDNTEALVFMGDKVSIRVIDDSGESSTQLVETGIKLTVTPHVSGDNRILLDLHPENNSYDYDSKGEIVISTQEAKTKVVVADGETVVIGGLTRNEAQESESGIPFLKDIPILGNLFKYTKKSVAKKDLVIFVTPRIIRNYIGNIDLSEPTQEISGQKTSNNTSKPEPVPAGAVDPAPAPAAEPAAEAPEAAPVEKAAEPEMAEETVEETVEEAPAAPEAPAPEATEGDWN